The DNA sequence ACGTTTTAAACGAAGTGGTGCGCCCGAAGGAATTCGAATCCCTGACCTCCGGTACCGCAAACCGATGCTCTATCCAGCTGAGCTACGAGCGCACATATTTGTTTGAGGTCGGTATTATATCTTAGCTAATATAAATTAAGTATTAAAAAAAGAGCCAAAATGTCATTTAGCATACAAAAATCACTTAGAACATCCGTGCGAAGCTCTTGGACGATTCTAAAGCTTATTGTTCCTATCTACATTTTGGCAGATATTTTATTCTATTACGACCTACTTTCACACATTACTTTCATTTTCAAACCTGTTGTTTCACTTTTAGGATTGCCTCAAGAAGCAGCTCTTTCCATCGTAAGCGGACTTTTCCTCAATCTTTATGCCGCTATCGCCTTTGCTGCGCCATTGGGACTTGGAGGCAAAGAGTGGACAATCTTAGCAGTCTTTTTAGGCATTGCGCACGCATTATTGGTTGAAACTGAAATTATGAAACGATTGGGTATTTCAAGACTTTATTCCATTTGTTTACGCTTAATTGTAGGGCTTTTAGTTGGATGGTTAACTTCAAGGCTTCCAGATGAATGGTTCAACCACGCAACCATCAGTACTGCTCTAGCGCCTGAGCATCCAATCTTTACTTCTCTTTTTGAATTACTTCAAAATTCTTTATACGAATCTTTTTCATTGTCATTGAAAATTATTACATTGGTTACAACGCTTATCTTTTTTCTTGATTTTATTAAATCACTCCCCATCATTGAAAAACATTCTCAAAAAGTTAATAGCGGTTTTTCCATTTTGGTTGGCGTCATTTTAGGGATTACGTATGGAGCGGGTATATTGATCTCTGAGTATGAAAAAGGGATATTGAAAAAAAGGGAGATTCTTTTTATTGGTACGTATTTGATGATATGCCATGCCATCATAGAAGACACGTTACTTTTTATCATCTTTGATGCCAATCCTTGGATCATTATGGGCTTACGCTTTAGTTTCGCAACACTGGTTTCTTATCTCGTCGTTAAATACTCTAAAACGACTTAAATTCTTGTGCATACACTTCATCCAATAGCTCTATAAAACCAACGGGCTCCATATAGCCAGCAAATTCATCGATGATTTTGAGATTATCGGGTGATAAAATCAAATTGGTCGGAAAATACTTTACATGTAATGCTTGTGGTAAGGCTGGATCATCTCGTTGTATACTTACGTGTAAATACTTTTTAGCGATTTGCTGCGCATATTTTGGGTCATCAAAAACCTCTTTTTGCATCTTAATGCAATAAGGACAAGACTCTTTTGTAACCGTTAGAAGAA is a window from the Sulfurospirillum oryzae genome containing:
- a CDS encoding nucleoside recognition protein, with product MSFSIQKSLRTSVRSSWTILKLIVPIYILADILFYYDLLSHITFIFKPVVSLLGLPQEAALSIVSGLFLNLYAAIAFAAPLGLGGKEWTILAVFLGIAHALLVETEIMKRLGISRLYSICLRLIVGLLVGWLTSRLPDEWFNHATISTALAPEHPIFTSLFELLQNSLYESFSLSLKIITLVTTLIFFLDFIKSLPIIEKHSQKVNSGFSILVGVILGITYGAGILISEYEKGILKKREILFIGTYLMICHAIIEDTLLFIIFDANPWIIMGLRFSFATLVSYLVVKYSKTT
- a CDS encoding thioredoxin fold domain-containing protein; translated protein: MRRWFKIFMLSALCICSLKADFLDIERQKALHEKKLILLTVTKESCPYCIKMQKEVFDDPKYAQQIAKKYLHVSIQRDDPALPQALHVKYFPTNLILSPDNLKIIDEFAGYMEPVGFIELLDEVYAQEFKSF